A DNA window from Delphinus delphis chromosome 6, mDelDel1.2, whole genome shotgun sequence contains the following coding sequences:
- the SWI5 gene encoding LOW QUALITY PROTEIN: DNA repair protein SWI5 homolog (The sequence of the model RefSeq protein was modified relative to this genomic sequence to represent the inferred CDS: inserted 2 bases in 1 codon), with the protein MRKLKGKEAELRMPGXDLRGRFSAPALDPPALQSSPSQGPRTPGLRRTQAGLSKSCRGAFRSPRPSPKSGQADGASEDSLHLDVQKLKEKKDMLDKEISQLISEGYSVDELEDHISQLHEYNDIKDVGQMLLGKLAVIRGVTTKELYPEFDLDMND; encoded by the exons ATGAGAAAGTTGAAAGGGAAAGAGGC AGAACTGCGAATGCCGGG GGACCTGAGGGGCCGCTTCTCCGCACCCGCCCTGGACCCTCCGGCACTGCAGAGCTCCCCGAGTCAGGGGCCCCGGACCCCAGGGCTGAGGAG GACTCAAGCAGGACTTTCCAAAAGTTGCCGCGGGGCTTTCCGATCCCCT CGGCCATCTCCCAAGTCTGGCCAGGCTGATGGGGCCAGCGAGGATTCTCTGCACCTTGACGTTCAGAAGCTGAAGGAGAAGAAGGACATGCTGGACAAGGAAATCTCCCAATTAATATCTGA AGGCTACAGTGTCGATGAACTGGAGGACCACATCTCCCAGCTCCATGAGTATAATGACATCAAGGATGTAGGCCAGATGCTGCTAGGCAAACTAG ctGTGATCCGAGGTGTCACCACCAAAGAGTTGTATCCAGAATTTGACCTGGACATGAATGACTGA